Proteins found in one Anaeromicrobium sediminis genomic segment:
- a CDS encoding YibE/F family protein has translation MKKILIVMIFITFLSNISYGQVVNKDEYSEARALVIKANDPTEKNGERIQLVKLKILEGKYENKIVKVKHIIGEETTLVREVKKGDRVILSIDKRDKIVNIYISNYGRREYVYYISIIFILLLLVIGKKKGIKSTISLGLTILAIFKILLPAILKGYNPIFITVAMCSFITIITMFMVGGINYKSISAIIGTIVGIIIGGSIAIIVGNKGHVTGMSSESASMLMFIPQEVEFNFKYILFSGIIMGALGAIMDVGMSIASSVEEVYKANKETSHRKLFLSGMNVGKDVMGTMSNTLILAYVGSNIPLLLLLMAHGNTVPNILDLELIVVEIIRALSGSIGLIMTIPITAFAASFLICKEK, from the coding sequence ATGAAAAAAATCCTAATAGTAATGATTTTTATTACTTTTTTATCTAACATATCTTATGGACAAGTGGTGAATAAAGATGAATATTCGGAAGCAAGGGCCTTAGTAATAAAGGCTAATGATCCTACCGAGAAAAATGGAGAAAGGATTCAGCTGGTGAAATTAAAAATACTTGAGGGAAAATATGAAAATAAAATTGTGAAAGTAAAACATATTATTGGGGAAGAGACAACTTTGGTAAGAGAAGTTAAAAAAGGTGATAGGGTTATTTTATCAATAGATAAAAGAGATAAGATAGTCAATATATACATATCTAATTATGGGAGAAGAGAATATGTATATTACATAAGTATAATTTTCATACTCTTATTACTTGTCATAGGCAAGAAAAAGGGAATAAAGTCTACAATAAGTCTTGGTCTTACTATATTGGCCATATTTAAAATATTGCTACCAGCCATATTAAAGGGTTATAATCCCATATTTATTACTGTTGCCATGTGTAGTTTTATAACTATAATAACCATGTTTATGGTGGGGGGAATAAATTATAAGAGTATATCAGCAATTATTGGAACCATAGTAGGAATAATAATAGGTGGATCAATAGCTATAATAGTAGGTAATAAAGGCCATGTGACAGGAATGAGTAGTGAGTCCGCATCTATGCTCATGTTCATACCTCAAGAAGTAGAATTTAATTTTAAATATATTTTATTTTCTGGAATAATAATGGGAGCACTAGGGGCTATAATGGATGTGGGAATGTCCATTGCCTCATCTGTAGAAGAAGTATATAAAGCAAACAAAGAAACTAGCCATAGAAAACTATTTTTATCAGGTATGAACGTAGGAAAAGATGTTATGGGTACCATGAGTAATACTTTAATATTAGCTTATGTAGGAAGTAATATACCCCTATTATTATTACTAATGGCTCATGGCAATACTGTCCCAAATATATTAGATTTAGAATTGATAGTAGTAGAGATAATTAGAGCACTATCAGGAAGTATAGGATTGATTATGACTATTCCTATTACAGCCTTTGCGGCAAGTTTCTTAATATGTAAGGAAAAATAG
- a CDS encoding sigma-54 interaction domain-containing protein has protein sequence MNKGSKVESEFFINMDKNNVEDVICVFKKIYEENKREIEYYKELESEFNTIIESSSDGIHVTDGEGTTLRFNRACERIEDISRKEMIGKNMRDMVKAGIYSKSVTVEVLESKRSVTLLQHVNGKEVMATGTPVFKDGRINRVVINSRDITELNKLKRELNDAYTMKEKAERELEFLRQRETSERNVVAESISMKRIIKLAESVAKVDSTVLIQGESGVGKGVISSFIHKNSNRRKGPFIKIDCSAIPENLLESELFGYEKGAFTGANNRGKIGLIELANKGTLFLDEIGEMPLGLQAKLLRFIQDREFIRVGGKNPISVDIRVIAATNRSLRKMIDEKNFRQDLYYRLNVIPISIPPLRERKEDIRPLINSALNKLNKKYNFTKRFNVDTLEMLVKYTWPGNVRELENITERLIVTTSFEEIMPEDLPSTIGESVQNKRCFNMDNIKSYKDSMDKFERSLLMEIKKKSNSTIEMAEILKIDPSTVRRKLKKHHIKIDFE, from the coding sequence GTGAATAAGGGATCGAAGGTAGAAAGTGAATTTTTCATAAATATGGATAAAAACAATGTGGAAGATGTCATATGTGTTTTCAAAAAAATTTATGAAGAAAATAAAAGAGAGATTGAATATTATAAGGAACTTGAAAGTGAGTTTAATACTATAATTGAGTCATCTTCTGATGGAATCCATGTAACAGATGGAGAGGGAACTACCCTAAGATTTAATAGGGCTTGCGAAAGAATTGAAGATATTAGTAGAAAAGAAATGATTGGAAAGAACATGAGGGATATGGTTAAAGCAGGTATCTATTCTAAATCTGTCACTGTAGAAGTGTTAGAAAGTAAAAGGTCAGTAACATTACTTCAACATGTTAATGGAAAGGAAGTAATGGCCACGGGAACTCCCGTATTTAAGGATGGAAGAATAAATAGGGTAGTAATAAATTCTAGAGATATAACGGAGTTAAATAAATTAAAAAGAGAATTAAATGATGCCTATACTATGAAGGAAAAGGCTGAACGGGAGCTAGAGTTCTTGAGACAAAGGGAAACAAGTGAAAGGAATGTGGTGGCAGAAAGTATTTCCATGAAGAGAATTATAAAGTTGGCAGAAAGTGTGGCTAAAGTAGATTCTACCGTGTTAATTCAAGGAGAATCGGGAGTGGGAAAGGGCGTTATAAGTAGTTTTATACATAAAAATAGCAATAGAAGAAAGGGCCCTTTTATAAAGATTGATTGCTCTGCCATACCTGAAAATTTACTAGAATCAGAACTATTTGGGTATGAGAAGGGGGCCTTCACAGGAGCTAATAATAGGGGGAAAATTGGATTAATAGAACTGGCCAATAAGGGTACTTTATTTTTAGACGAAATAGGTGAAATGCCTTTAGGTTTACAGGCTAAATTACTTAGGTTTATACAGGATAGGGAGTTTATAAGAGTTGGTGGAAAGAATCCCATATCTGTTGACATAAGGGTGATAGCTGCAACTAATAGAAGTCTTAGGAAGATGATAGATGAAAAAAATTTTAGACAAGATCTATACTATAGATTAAATGTAATTCCCATATCTATTCCACCTTTAAGGGAGCGAAAGGAAGATATAAGGCCCCTTATAAACTCAGCTTTAAATAAGTTAAATAAAAAATATAATTTTACAAAGCGATTTAATGTAGATACCCTAGAAATGTTAGTAAAATATACTTGGCCAGGAAATGTAAGGGAGTTAGAGAATATTACAGAGAGACTAATAGTTACTACTTCCTTTGAAGAAATCATGCCAGAGGATTTGCCTAGTACTATAGGGGAAAGTGTTCAAAACAAAAGGTGTTTTAATATGGATAATATTAAATCATATAAGGATTCTATGGATAAATTTGAAAGGAGCCTTTTAATGGAAATAAAGAAAAAATCTAATAGTACCATTGAAATGGCTGAAATTTTAAAGATAGATCCTAGCACTGTTAGAAGAAAATTAAAAAAACATCATATTAAAATAGATTTTGAATAA
- the speB gene encoding agmatinase has product MKQEKINQPASALSSPRFCNRGNFMRLPAATNLEELDFAVVGVPFDTASSFRTGSRFGPGAIRNISALIKPNNVHLEVNVLDSLKGADYGDLNIVPGYIEKSFENIEEGLQPLLDANVIPIILGGDHSISLPHLRAIAKKHGPVALVHFDSHADINDTVFGEKHNHGTPFRRAFEEKLIDPDHVIQVGMRGSLYDPDEHKIAEEELGFRLIAAHKIREMGIDNLIEEIKDRVGDKKVFLTFDIDFVDPAYAPGTGTPEVGGFTSHETLTIVRALKDLNFVGCDIVEVAPQYDPTEMTAFMAANVAFEFISMLATKKKIRDE; this is encoded by the coding sequence ATGAAACAAGAAAAAATTAATCAACCAGCAAGTGCATTGAGCTCACCAAGATTTTGTAATAGAGGAAACTTTATGAGACTGCCAGCTGCAACTAACTTAGAGGAATTAGATTTTGCAGTAGTGGGAGTACCTTTTGATACAGCAAGTTCATTTAGAACTGGATCTAGATTTGGCCCTGGAGCTATTAGAAATATATCAGCCCTTATAAAACCTAACAATGTACATCTTGAAGTTAATGTATTAGATAGCTTAAAGGGTGCAGATTATGGAGATTTAAACATAGTTCCAGGATACATAGAAAAATCTTTTGAAAATATAGAAGAGGGATTACAACCTTTACTTGATGCCAATGTTATTCCCATCATATTAGGAGGAGACCACTCCATATCATTACCCCATTTAAGAGCCATAGCTAAAAAACATGGACCTGTGGCATTAGTTCACTTTGATTCCCATGCGGATATAAATGATACTGTATTTGGTGAAAAACACAATCATGGAACTCCATTTAGAAGAGCCTTTGAGGAAAAATTAATTGATCCTGACCATGTAATACAAGTGGGAATGAGAGGATCGTTATATGACCCAGATGAGCACAAAATAGCAGAGGAAGAATTAGGATTTAGATTAATAGCAGCTCACAAAATTAGGGAAATGGGAATAGATAATTTAATAGAAGAAATTAAGGATAGGGTAGGAGATAAAAAGGTATTCTTAACTTTTGATATAGATTTTGTAGATCCAGCTTATGCACCGGGAACGGGAACACCAGAGGTGGGAGGATTTACATCCCATGAGACTTTAACAATAGTAAGAGCATTAAAGGACTTAAACTTTGTAGGATGTGACATAGTGGAAGTTGCACCACAATATGACCCAACGGAGATGACGGCATTTATGGCCGCTAATGTAGCTTTTGAATTTATTTCAATGTTAGCTACAAAGAAGAAAATAAGAGACGAATAA
- a CDS encoding YjiH family protein, with translation MAITTKVNIENLDLSDPNNLDKIQLDKSSYSKGLTKSIIFTSIAVAVFFMPVTIGGKSDVLFGFIYNFFKNLLGNFGLWLITGVIVANSVVSFYGKFMAKKDSFLYEYYGHDSILHPFFYLLGAVYAVIYTLHVSFEQFTGPDIIVGGSTGGTVIPAIVVGVAWIIQVGAFFMPFLLSYGGIDFIGSILEPFMRPVFRVPGKSAVDAIASFVSSSSMAVIITSKLYRTNTYTKREATIIATCFSAVSVGFAMLVVKTAGLGEHFIKVYFSSFFIAFVITFFMVRIPPLSKKEDIYHNGRIQTEEDRVGEAKFEKGIFKRGIDRAAKRAYTANSIFSEIKSSLIDGYSVMPKVLSLLSAVGITGLIVAEYTPFFRIIGKVFVPLLVLLKVPNAAEIAPSVPVGIAEMFLPVLLIADKVDVLDIGARYFVTAVSMVQIIFFSETIVVMIATRLPVKLWELVVCFLQRTLIAIPLVALAMHILF, from the coding sequence ATGGCTATTACAACAAAAGTAAATATTGAAAATTTAGACCTGAGCGATCCGAACAATCTAGATAAAATTCAATTGGATAAAAGCAGTTATAGTAAAGGCTTAACAAAATCTATAATTTTTACATCTATTGCCGTAGCAGTGTTTTTTATGCCTGTAACAATAGGTGGAAAATCGGATGTACTATTTGGATTCATCTATAACTTTTTTAAAAACTTATTAGGGAATTTTGGACTATGGTTAATAACAGGAGTTATAGTGGCCAATTCGGTAGTAAGTTTTTATGGCAAGTTCATGGCTAAAAAGGATAGTTTCCTTTATGAATACTATGGGCATGATTCCATACTTCATCCTTTTTTCTATTTATTAGGTGCAGTGTATGCAGTTATATATACTCTCCATGTAAGCTTTGAACAATTCACAGGACCGGATATTATAGTAGGAGGTTCCACAGGAGGAACGGTAATACCAGCCATAGTAGTGGGGGTTGCTTGGATTATACAGGTAGGGGCCTTCTTTATGCCTTTTCTACTTAGCTATGGTGGTATAGATTTTATAGGGTCAATACTAGAACCATTTATGAGACCTGTATTTAGAGTTCCTGGAAAAAGTGCAGTAGATGCTATTGCATCCTTTGTAAGTTCATCTTCAATGGCAGTTATTATTACTAGTAAGCTCTATAGAACTAATACATATACTAAGAGAGAAGCCACTATTATAGCTACATGCTTTAGTGCTGTGAGTGTTGGTTTTGCCATGTTAGTAGTAAAGACTGCAGGATTGGGAGAACATTTTATAAAGGTATATTTTTCTTCATTCTTTATAGCCTTTGTAATAACTTTCTTTATGGTTAGAATACCACCTCTTTCTAAGAAAGAAGATATATATCATAATGGTAGAATTCAAACGGAAGAAGATAGAGTTGGTGAAGCTAAATTTGAAAAGGGTATATTTAAAAGAGGTATAGATCGAGCTGCAAAAAGAGCTTATACGGCAAATAGTATATTCTCAGAGATAAAGTCTAGCTTAATTGATGGATATTCAGTAATGCCAAAGGTATTATCCCTATTATCTGCCGTTGGAATAACTGGGTTAATAGTAGCAGAATATACTCCTTTTTTCAGGATAATAGGAAAGGTTTTTGTACCCCTATTAGTATTGTTAAAGGTTCCAAATGCAGCTGAAATAGCTCCATCCGTTCCTGTGGGAATAGCAGAAATGTTTTTGCCTGTATTATTAATAGCAGATAAAGTAGATGTACTAGACATAGGAGCTAGATATTTCGTAACAGCCGTGTCAATGGTCCAAATAATATTTTTCTCAGAAACTATTGTTGTAATGATAGCCACACGTTTACCAGTAAAACTATGGGAATTAGTAGTATGTTTCTTACAAAGAACTCTAATAGCAATTCCACTAGTAGCGCTGGCAATGCATATATTATTCTAA
- a CDS encoding undecaprenyl-diphosphate phosphatase: MSEVLISVILGIVEGLTEFLPVSSTGHLIIVNQFISFSEEFTKMFDVVIQLGAILSVIVYFWDKLSPFGRKSVLAKRRIINLWQKTIIGVIPALVIGALAADYIEELLFNPTTVAIALIVGGIVLILVDKDNKRGSINSIDMLDCKTAFIIGIIQCLAMIPGTSRSASTIIGAMFLGASRVVAAEFSFFLAIPTMVAASGYSLLKVGFNLTPNELKILGIGFGVSFIVALIVISVFMNYIKRKSFKVFGYYRIVLGSLVLGYFAYFK; the protein is encoded by the coding sequence ATGAGCGAAGTTCTAATTTCAGTAATATTAGGTATAGTGGAAGGACTTACTGAGTTCTTGCCCGTATCTTCTACAGGTCACTTAATCATAGTGAACCAATTTATAAGTTTCTCTGAGGAATTTACGAAGATGTTTGACGTAGTAATTCAGCTTGGAGCAATCTTATCTGTAATTGTATACTTTTGGGATAAGTTATCTCCCTTTGGAAGAAAAAGTGTATTAGCCAAGAGAAGAATTATTAACTTATGGCAAAAGACTATAATAGGTGTAATTCCAGCTTTAGTTATAGGTGCATTAGCTGCAGATTACATAGAAGAATTATTATTTAATCCAACAACAGTTGCCATAGCCCTTATTGTTGGAGGAATAGTACTAATATTAGTTGATAAAGATAACAAAAGAGGTTCAATAAATTCTATAGATATGCTTGATTGTAAGACTGCATTCATAATAGGTATAATTCAATGTTTAGCCATGATACCTGGAACTTCTAGATCTGCTTCTACTATTATAGGAGCCATGTTCTTAGGTGCTTCTAGAGTAGTTGCTGCTGAATTTTCATTTTTCTTAGCCATACCTACTATGGTAGCTGCTTCTGGTTATTCTTTATTAAAGGTAGGATTTAATTTAACTCCAAATGAACTAAAGATATTAGGAATTGGTTTTGGAGTATCATTTATAGTAGCTTTAATAGTTATATCCGTATTTATGAATTACATAAAGAGAAAGAGCTTTAAGGTCTTTGGCTATTATAGAATAGTATTAGGATCACTAGTACTAGGATATTTTGCTTATTTTAAGTAA
- a CDS encoding small, acid-soluble spore protein, H family has translation MDKNRVKDIMDADENLEVLYRGTSVWVEDVSSSQEEATVKVLETDELIQVPTSELRETGRELK, from the coding sequence ATGGATAAAAATAGAGTAAAGGATATTATGGATGCTGATGAAAATTTAGAAGTACTTTATAGGGGTACTAGTGTATGGGTAGAAGATGTGAGTTCATCACAAGAGGAAGCTACTGTAAAAGTCTTAGAAACGGATGAATTAATTCAAGTACCCACATCAGAATTAAGGGAAACGGGAAGAGAATTAAAATAG
- a CDS encoding stalk domain-containing protein → MRKIFLIGVLFTIIIISFIGISLGQANTRNVDIIITPQVDIFVGKRLYIPTEYNNGYTTIIHPFIYEDRVYLSIENISHMIRLGLDYDYECKEILYSTKSCIVEPIEIEKDKDPYMDLNMKVYLDEKQVNLCESEKYYGPIVYNGKIYIPIRYISEKAGKRVFWYGEKNRIIIDK, encoded by the coding sequence ATGAGAAAAATATTTTTAATAGGAGTTCTATTTACAATAATAATTATTTCCTTTATTGGAATAAGTCTTGGACAAGCAAATACTAGGAATGTAGATATAATAATTACTCCACAAGTAGATATATTTGTTGGAAAAAGGCTTTATATACCAACAGAATATAATAATGGATATACTACTATAATTCATCCCTTTATATATGAGGATAGGGTCTATTTATCTATAGAAAATATAAGCCACATGATTAGATTGGGGCTAGATTATGATTATGAGTGTAAAGAAATATTATATTCTACTAAAAGCTGTATTGTAGAGCCAATAGAAATTGAAAAAGATAAAGATCCTTATATGGATTTAAATATGAAAGTATATTTGGATGAAAAACAGGTAAACTTATGTGAGAGTGAAAAATATTATGGACCTATAGTGTACAATGGAAAAATATATATTCCAATAAGATATATATCAGAGAAGGCTGGAAAAAGGGTTTTCTGGTATGGTGAAAAAAATAGAATTATAATAGATAAATAA
- a CDS encoding flavin reductase family protein translates to MIKKEFEFPNYSTEMLQILKEGRVLLVGKDKDGKSNPMTIAWGSIMYAWNRPLFVAMVRSSRYTYKHMEENNDFTVNFLSKDYKEALGFCGSKSGRDFDKWKETGLTPIDGKFVNGTVIDEAFINMECRTVYKDEMDLNALEESIIKLKYDTDKNDQNVEHTFYFGEIMGMYGQME, encoded by the coding sequence ATGATTAAAAAAGAATTTGAATTTCCAAATTATAGTACAGAAATGTTACAAATATTAAAAGAAGGAAGAGTTTTATTAGTTGGAAAGGATAAGGATGGCAAATCCAATCCTATGACCATTGCTTGGGGAAGTATTATGTATGCTTGGAATAGACCACTATTTGTAGCTATGGTTAGAAGTAGTAGATATACATATAAACATATGGAAGAAAATAATGATTTTACAGTAAATTTTTTATCTAAAGACTACAAGGAAGCCCTAGGCTTTTGTGGAAGTAAATCGGGTAGAGACTTTGACAAGTGGAAAGAGACTGGATTAACTCCTATAGATGGGAAATTCGTGAATGGGACCGTTATAGATGAGGCCTTTATTAATATGGAATGTCGCACCGTATATAAGGATGAGATGGATTTAAATGCATTAGAAGAATCTATTATAAAATTAAAATACGATACAGATAAAAATGACCAAAATGTGGAACATACTTTTTATTTTGGAGAAATAATGGGAATGTATGGTCAAATGGAATAG
- a CDS encoding CPBP family intramembrane glutamic endopeptidase, translating to MGAILIMIAFIIIGVVISIIVQFFQKKKIVKKNIKYGVAFALILLVLNMVSMNVLDMRGKMIGLRIIIQFLEIIVFVAMGMHYSELIKIRSMPFICKKFDSQRVYEERILIKEEVTEDIKEEIEDEDIMTEITEEKYDESNIIEESVNLKEALKWVIIFVIGSIIYSTILFKIAHIDFAYILDKVELESSELAIYGLISGAAIQEEIVFRLVGQNFLMKSFNIERKNYYKVIIAMSFIWALAHLGNDIVPRGIKFFQIFPMGIGLGWMYEKFGLESCILSHLLFNIIMISIVFI from the coding sequence ATGGGCGCCATTTTAATAATGATAGCTTTTATTATTATAGGTGTAGTAATAAGCATTATTGTACAATTTTTTCAAAAGAAGAAAATTGTAAAGAAGAATATTAAATATGGAGTGGCTTTTGCTTTAATATTATTAGTCCTTAATATGGTTTCGATGAATGTATTAGACATGAGGGGAAAGATGATAGGCCTTAGAATCATAATACAATTCTTAGAGATAATAGTATTTGTGGCTATGGGGATGCATTATTCTGAGCTTATTAAAATAAGAAGTATGCCCTTCATATGTAAAAAGTTTGATTCACAGAGGGTCTATGAAGAAAGGATTTTAATTAAAGAAGAAGTAACTGAAGATATTAAAGAAGAAATAGAAGATGAAGACATAATGACAGAAATTACTGAAGAAAAATATGATGAGAGTAATATAATTGAGGAATCTGTAAATTTGAAAGAGGCATTAAAGTGGGTGATTATATTTGTTATAGGATCAATTATATATTCTACTATTTTATTTAAAATTGCACATATAGATTTTGCATATATATTAGATAAGGTAGAATTAGAATCCTCTGAATTAGCCATATATGGACTAATATCAGGAGCTGCCATACAAGAAGAAATAGTGTTTAGATTAGTTGGTCAAAACTTTTTAATGAAATCTTTTAATATAGAGAGAAAAAATTACTATAAAGTTATAATAGCCATGTCATTTATTTGGGCATTAGCCCATTTAGGAAATGATATTGTTCCAAGGGGAATTAAGTTTTTTCAAATATTCCCTATGGGTATAGGCTTAGGATGGATGTATGAAAAATTTGGATTAGAAAGTTGTATATTGAGTCACCTTTTATTTAATATTATAATGATTAGTATAGTTTTTATATAA
- a CDS encoding GNAT family N-acetyltransferase, translated as MNIKLIEYDKEYLGYIKKWEEQKEIYEYLTNLRPKYLRKNFKEIKEATRFYIIEYEEVIIGATWLESITNMDAKLTIYIGEKEYRKKGIGTIVVDTLVNIAFEELSLKKVYLYVRAHNSNAINCYKKLGFKIKRQFERQRFKNGSTQGSYEMVKYKK; from the coding sequence ATGAATATAAAACTTATAGAATATGATAAAGAGTATTTAGGATATATAAAGAAATGGGAAGAACAAAAGGAAATATATGAATACCTTACTAATTTAAGACCAAAATACTTAAGAAAAAATTTTAAAGAGATAAAGGAAGCTACTAGATTTTATATTATTGAATATGAAGAGGTAATAATAGGTGCTACCTGGCTTGAAAGTATAACTAATATGGATGCTAAACTTACCATATACATAGGTGAGAAAGAATACAGAAAGAAGGGCATAGGCACTATTGTGGTAGATACCCTAGTAAATATAGCCTTTGAAGAGTTGAGTCTTAAGAAAGTCTATCTATATGTGAGAGCCCATAATTCTAATGCTATAAATTGTTATAAAAAACTAGGTTTTAAGATTAAAAGACAATTTGAAAGGCAAAGGTTTAAAAATGGATCAACTCAAGGATCTTATGAAATGGTTAAGTATAAAAAATAA
- a CDS encoding SdpI family protein, which produces MKLNKIILFLIFISILGTLLVYNQLPDTIPKHWNMHGEIDAYGSKSFIFVLALLPLGMYLLKEFLPKIDPKRQSYTKHAKAFNITMAATIIFFLLLTWSTILISLGFNINMGVTIKIFVGILFMIIGNYMSQIRPNYFFGVKTPWTLANETVWKKTHRLSGFTFAIGGLILVFTSFLSGVASLYILIGVIAITVLIPTIYSYMEYKKIS; this is translated from the coding sequence ATGAAACTAAATAAAATAATTCTATTTCTAATTTTCATATCAATTCTTGGTACTCTTTTAGTTTATAATCAATTACCTGATACTATACCTAAACATTGGAATATGCATGGTGAAATAGATGCTTATGGAAGTAAGTCTTTCATTTTTGTACTTGCCCTACTTCCCCTTGGAATGTATCTATTAAAAGAATTTTTACCTAAAATAGATCCTAAAAGACAATCCTACACTAAACATGCTAAGGCATTTAATATTACTATGGCAGCAACTATAATATTCTTTTTACTCCTTACTTGGAGTACAATTTTAATTTCCCTAGGATTTAATATTAATATGGGAGTTACTATAAAAATTTTCGTCGGTATATTGTTTATGATAATAGGAAATTATATGAGCCAAATTAGGCCCAATTATTTCTTTGGTGTAAAAACACCTTGGACTTTAGCTAATGAAACCGTATGGAAAAAAACTCATAGATTAAGTGGTTTTACTTTTGCCATTGGAGGATTAATACTTGTATTCACAAGTTTTCTATCTGGTGTAGCCAGTCTTTATATACTCATAGGAGTTATAGCTATAACAGTTCTAATTCCAACTATCTATTCTTATATGGAATACAAAAAAATAAGCTAA
- a CDS encoding autorepressor SdpR family transcription factor — MNKTFKALSDPTRRKILELLRDKDMTAGEIADYFHISKPSISHHLSTLKNADLILGDKQGQNIYYSLNSTVLQEITKWFFDFRERNDENETK, encoded by the coding sequence ATGAATAAAACATTTAAAGCTCTTTCAGATCCTACAAGAAGAAAAATTCTAGAACTTCTAAGGGATAAAGATATGACGGCAGGAGAAATTGCAGATTATTTTCATATTAGTAAACCATCCATAAGTCACCATTTAAGTACATTAAAAAATGCTGACTTAATACTTGGTGATAAGCAAGGGCAAAATATCTACTATTCCCTTAATTCTACCGTATTACAAGAAATCACTAAATGGTTCTTTGATTTTAGAGAAAGGAATGATGAAAATGAAACTAAATAA
- a CDS encoding DMT family transporter: MDKKIDPKLIILIGVIFVSFSSVLTKMCSAPALIIGTYRLGFTSFILLPYVLAKNTHELKNVSRKTLVQCICSGVFLALHFATWLESIKYTSIASSTVLVNTHPIFIVLGSIFILKEKVSRKSLASIFIALIGSAIISMGDSSLGKNILYGDMLAILGGLTVACYMLIGRIARQKLSVNAYTFIVYTSCTITLLLFDFITGTPLYPYPKLDWIIFISLAVCCTILGHSIFNWALEYLSPSFVSTAILGEPIFATIWAIFLFNQIPTLWQISGGLIVIFGIYRFIQVTENSSTEN, encoded by the coding sequence ATGGACAAAAAAATCGACCCTAAACTTATCATTTTGATTGGTGTTATATTTGTATCCTTTAGTTCTGTACTTACTAAAATGTGTTCAGCACCTGCTTTGATAATTGGCACCTATAGATTAGGGTTTACTTCTTTTATATTACTACCCTATGTACTTGCTAAGAATACTCATGAACTGAAGAATGTATCTAGAAAAACCCTTGTTCAGTGTATATGTAGTGGAGTCTTTTTAGCACTTCACTTTGCAACTTGGTTAGAATCCATAAAGTATACATCCATAGCCAGTTCAACCGTATTAGTAAATACCCATCCCATATTTATAGTTTTAGGTAGTATATTTATATTAAAAGAAAAAGTCTCTAGAAAATCCCTTGCCAGTATATTTATTGCTTTAATTGGAAGTGCCATTATTTCAATGGGTGATTCCTCTTTAGGAAAAAATATATTATACGGAGATATGTTGGCAATATTAGGAGGATTGACTGTAGCTTGTTACATGCTCATAGGTAGGATTGCCAGACAAAAACTTTCTGTAAATGCATACACATTCATCGTTTACACAAGTTGTACTATTACTCTGTTGTTATTTGATTTTATAACTGGTACTCCCCTTTATCCATATCCTAAGCTAGATTGGATAATCTTCATAAGCTTAGCTGTATGTTGTACTATATTAGGTCATAGTATATTTAATTGGGCTCTAGAGTATTTATCACCATCATTTGTGTCTACAGCAATTTTAGGTGAACCTATTTTTGCCACTATCTGGGCCATATTTTTATTTAATCAAATACCAACTTTATGGCAAATAAGCGGAGGACTAATAGTAATCTTTGGAATTTACAGGTTCATACAAGTAACAGAAAATAGTAGTACTGAGAATTAA